The sequence CACCAGTAACGGTAGGGTCGTCAGCAAACTTAACAGGAACTCCTAAGTGTTTCGAAAGACTAACAGCAACAGGTTCTAGTGTAAGCTCTGGCTTTACAGTGCCCTTTGGTTTTCCTAAGTGAGAGCATAAAATAATTTTGGCACCGCCATCAATAAGCTTTTTAATAGTTGGGAGTGCACCAAGTATACGGTTTTCGTTTTGGATTACACCTTCTTTTAGAGGAACATTAAAGTCGCAACGTACTAATACTTTTTTACCTTTGATATCTTTTAAATTGTCAACCGATTTTTTCATGTCATTCTCCTTTGATTAGGTATTGATTGGTATTTAGATGACGAAAAAGATCCAGCCCCAAAGGACCGGACCCTTTTTAGGACCAATTATTTTAATTCTGCGAAGTATTTGATAGTTCTAACCATGTTGCTAGTATAAGAATTTTCATTATCATACCAAGAAACAACTTTTACAAGAGAAGCGTTGTCGCATAATTCTTGTACTTTGGTTTGAGTAGAATCAAATAGTGAACCACAAGTGATTCCAACGATGTCACTAGATACTAATTCTTCATCAGCATAACCAAATGAAGGTGTTTCGTTTGCTTTCATAGCTTTATTAATTTCATCTGCAGTAACTTTTTTCTCAACTACAGCAACAAGTTCGGTTAGTGAACCAGTAGCTACAGGAACTCTTTGAGCAGCTCCGTCGAGTTTTTTATTAAGTTCAGGAATAACCAAGCCGATTGCTTTTGCAGCACCAGTTGAGTTTGGAACAATGTTAAACGCGGCAGCTCTAGCACGTCTTAAGTCACCTTTTGGATGAGGTCCATCAAGAGTCATTTGATCACCTGTAAGAGCGTGAATAGTAGTCATGAAACCTTTTTTGATAGGAGCTAAGTCGTTAAGAGCTTTTGCCATAGGAGCTAGACAATTTGTAGTACAAGAAGCTGCAGAAATAATTGTATCAGTTGTTTTTAATGTGCCTTCGTTAACTCCAAATACAATTGTTGGAAGGTCATCACCGGCTGGAGCAGAAATAATAACTTTTTTAGCTCCTGCATCGATATGAGCTTGAGATTTTGCTTTTGAAGTATAAAAGCCAGTACATTCAAGTACAACGTCTACACCAAGTTTACCCCAAGGGAGGTTTTTAGCATCTCTTTCAGCATAAATTTTGATTTCGTTGCCGTCAACAACGATAGAATCTGCTTTAGCGCTAACTTTATCTGCTAAGTTGTATCTACCTTGAGCAGTGTCATACTTTAATAAATGAGCAAGCATTTTAGGATCTGTTAAGTCGTTGATTGCAACTACTTCATATCCTTCCGCACCGAACATTTGTCTAAACGCAAGTCTACCAATTCTTCCAAAACCATTAATTGCTACTTTTACTGCCATTTAAAAAATCCTCCTTAAAAAATTAAAATTAATTGATGATGTTCTTCTACCGCAATTGGGTGAATTGCAGTAAAAATTTAAACCTTAATTAGCATAGCATAAGTTATCCAAAATAATCAAGGAGTTTGAGGAATTTTTTTTAATTCAAAATTACACAATATTTTACAACAAACTAGTATCGAATATCAGAATTTATAAATTTGCAAACCTTTATAAGTTATAAAGGTAGATTGTGAACAACAGCGTGGCAAAAAGGGACATAGTCTAACTTCTATATAATTTTTGCAAATATTTATATTTATTTATCATGATTTGCGGAGTTATTCAAAATAATTACCGTATTGGTTAAAAATATTTTTTACAACATCATAAGCAAGTTTTGGACGTCGATATTCATCAACAATCCCTTTGTTATTATGAAGCCTTCCGCGTTCTTTAAACCAACCAGCACTCACTTGACAGTCGCAGTATTGCCATATAAATACTCCAGTGCAAGCCGCATTTTCTAGCATCGGCGTAATTTGTTTAGCAATGATGTCTGCTTGTCCCTCTTCGGACCACTTTTCTTTAGAACGCTGGCGATATCCATAAATGGCACCGCAGCCGATCTCGCTTACGATAAATGGTTTAACTTTTCCGGCAGTATCGTTGGCATAGTTAATGTGCTTTTGCAAAACTTCTGCAACATCTCCAGGAAGATACCATAGAGGATACATATTATTTGAAACTACTGTAGGATAGGCAAAACAGATGTCTTTGTAGTGTTTGTTGCTTGCAAAAGTATTTGGACGAGATGGATCCAAAATTTGCAGTTGCTCGAGCTGTATTTTGTGATAGCTAGCATAAGGTTCTTTTTGGCTGATGCATTCGTTGAGGACTCCCCAAATGAAAATGCTAGGGTGATTGTAGTGGCAGTCGACCATCTCGTTGATGCAAGAAATAGATTGAGGCATAAAATTGGGATTGTCCATATCCTCTTCCTTAAAGCCACGTGCGTGAGCCTCTTCCCAGACCAAAATTCCGGCTTCATCACACAAGTCAAGGAATAATTCATCATTTGGATAATGCGAAGTTCTAATGGCATTTGCACCCATGTCCTTAATTTGCTCGATATCATGAACCATTGAAGCATAAGGCAAAGAGCAGCCAAATTCTGGATGATCTTCGTGGCGATTAAATCCCTTAATTCTGATGCGTTTGCCATTCAATAAAATTTGGTTGCCGTCTAATGTAATTTCTCTAAACCCGACTGTTTCGATTAAATCATCGTGAATTTCTTTGTCGACAATGATCCAAGTTTTGAGCAGGTATAAATTTGGCGATTCCATATCCCAAGGCAAAACATTAGGGAACTCAAATTCATTTTCTAGCTCGGTTAAAGAATTTTTGAGAAATACGGTTGATTCGGAGCCAAACCCGCCAAGAATAGTTTCTAGCATAAAATCGATATTTCCAAGGATGTCTTGGTCAGAAACATTTTCTACAATTACACGAATTTTAGCAGTCCAAAGATCGCCTTTTTTTACAGGGGTAAAATACAAGTTTCTAATATACAAACTCTGCAGTCGTTCAATAACAACGCCGCGTGTGATGCCACCATAGGTCATATAGTCGTTTTCTTTATGAAGAACAGAATCTGAGTTGAATCTATTATCAACTTCTACTTTTAATATGTGGTTGCCTTCGTCGAGATCTTTGATAACAACTTCAAAAGGAGTATAGGCGTTGTAGTGGAAGGTGACAAATTGGTCGTCAATATAAACTTTGGCAGTGTGGCTAACACCTTTAAAAACAAGTCTGATACTGCCACCAGCATAAAAATTTTTATAAAAAGTGCCGCTGCCTCTATAATTCAAAAAGTCGGGATGTTTTTCTAAACAAGAAGGAACATAAATTTGATAGCTCTTGCCTTTATGTTCTCCTTCATTTGGTATATAATTCCAAAATGTGTTGCTCAGTATCTCATAATTTCTACAAACATTAGTTTTGAATGCACGAATCATAGTAAATAACTCCTTTTATATAAAATTTTGAGAAGTAAAAATATGTTATTTGATAGCATTTTTCATTACTCTAACATATTCTTCCACATAATCAGGTGAATTTATACCATGTTCTTCTATAATTTTTACGATTGCACTGCCGACAATAACTCCGTCTGAGATTTCGCTCATTTGTTTCGCTTGCTGTGGTGTCGAAATGCCAAATCCAATCATGCAAGGAACATCGGTAATTTGTTTAACTTTTGAAATGATTGCTCCAATGTCGGTTGTTAGTGTATCGCGAACGCCTGTTACGCCTAATGAAGAAACGCAATACAAAAAGCCTTCTGCCTCTTTGGCAATTTTGGCAAGACGAGCTTCTGATGTTAAGGCGATCAGCGAAATTAATTTGATGTTATGAGCAGCGCACTCTTCGTATATTTCATGTTTCTCTTCATATGGCAGATCGGGTACGATTATTGCACAGACTCCGGTTTCGTTACATTGTTCCATAAACTTAGCAGCACCATAGGTAAAAATTGGATTGATATACGTCATAATTGCAAGCGGAACGGTAACTTCGGATTTGATGCTTCGTAGCATATCGAAAATAGCATCGGTTGTAACTCC is a genomic window of Candidatus Epulonipiscium viviparus containing:
- the gap gene encoding type I glyceraldehyde-3-phosphate dehydrogenase, whose translation is MAVKVAINGFGRIGRLAFRQMFGAEGYEVVAINDLTDPKMLAHLLKYDTAQGRYNLADKVSAKADSIVVDGNEIKIYAERDAKNLPWGKLGVDVVLECTGFYTSKAKSQAHIDAGAKKVIISAPAGDDLPTIVFGVNEGTLKTTDTIISAASCTTNCLAPMAKALNDLAPIKKGFMTTIHALTGDQMTLDGPHPKGDLRRARAAAFNIVPNSTGAAKAIGLVIPELNKKLDGAAQRVPVATGSLTELVAVVEKKVTADEINKAMKANETPSFGYADEELVSSDIVGITCGSLFDSTQTKVQELCDNASLVKVVSWYDNENSYTSNMVRTIKYFAELK
- the trpA gene encoding tryptophan synthase subunit alpha, with product MKNFNFATKAFIPFITAGDPDLATSRELILRMQKAGADLIEIGLPFSDPVAEGPIIQRATMRALANGVTTDAIFDMLRSIKSEVTVPLAIMTYINPIFTYGAAKFMEQCNETGVCAIIVPDLPYEEKHEIYEECAAHNIKLISLIALTSEARLAKIAKEAEGFLYCVSSLGVTGVRDTLTTDIGAIISKVKQITDVPCMIGFGISTPQQAKQMSEISDGVIVGSAIVKIIEEHGINSPDYVEEYVRVMKNAIK
- a CDS encoding glycoside hydrolase family 2 protein; amino-acid sequence: MIRAFKTNVCRNYEILSNTFWNYIPNEGEHKGKSYQIYVPSCLEKHPDFLNYRGSGTFYKNFYAGGSIRLVFKGVSHTAKVYIDDQFVTFHYNAYTPFEVVIKDLDEGNHILKVEVDNRFNSDSVLHKENDYMTYGGITRGVVIERLQSLYIRNLYFTPVKKGDLWTAKIRVIVENVSDQDILGNIDFMLETILGGFGSESTVFLKNSLTELENEFEFPNVLPWDMESPNLYLLKTWIIVDKEIHDDLIETVGFREITLDGNQILLNGKRIRIKGFNRHEDHPEFGCSLPYASMVHDIEQIKDMGANAIRTSHYPNDELFLDLCDEAGILVWEEAHARGFKEEDMDNPNFMPQSISCINEMVDCHYNHPSIFIWGVLNECISQKEPYASYHKIQLEQLQILDPSRPNTFASNKHYKDICFAYPTVVSNNMYPLWYLPGDVAEVLQKHINYANDTAGKVKPFIVSEIGCGAIYGYRQRSKEKWSEEGQADIIAKQITPMLENAACTGVFIWQYCDCQVSAGWFKERGRLHNNKGIVDEYRRPKLAYDVVKNIFNQYGNYFE